In one Butyrivibrio proteoclasticus B316 genomic region, the following are encoded:
- a CDS encoding formyltransferase family protein yields the protein MKVAYVGIDILYPVLTSLYDTGCDIIKIFTCKTDNITEFNTKTIEFANSHNIPLQINKITQDDLYDLVANGCEFVLFGGYYYRIPVIDELRIVNTHPALLPLGRGAWPMPLTILKGLNESGVTMHKMVLALDEGDVILQEKVPVFPDDDLITLTQRQWSVIPKMVNTLVSDFDNLWNSAKPQVGQAEYWEMPEESEYTVTDQMNFDKADLILRAFLSYECFYINTTANEKYEMIGATAHKGNAPGSSCNTHVFPLIDGYVLCDRVRRL from the coding sequence ATGAAAGTAGCATATGTAGGAATCGACATTTTATATCCGGTACTGACAAGCCTGTACGATACGGGCTGTGACATTATAAAAATATTTACCTGCAAAACCGATAACATTACTGAGTTCAACACCAAAACAATTGAATTTGCAAACAGTCACAATATACCTCTGCAAATTAATAAGATCACCCAGGATGACCTGTATGATCTGGTTGCAAATGGCTGTGAATTTGTGCTCTTTGGAGGATATTATTATCGCATTCCTGTAATTGATGAGCTCAGGATTGTTAATACTCATCCAGCTCTTTTGCCACTTGGAAGAGGAGCATGGCCTATGCCGCTCACTATATTGAAAGGTCTTAATGAAAGTGGCGTAACTATGCACAAAATGGTCCTTGCTCTTGATGAGGGTGATGTAATACTCCAGGAAAAAGTCCCCGTATTTCCTGACGATGATCTGATCACTCTCACTCAAAGACAATGGTCTGTCATTCCAAAGATGGTAAATACGCTGGTTTCAGATTTTGACAATCTCTGGAACAGCGCCAAACCTCAGGTTGGCCAGGCTGAATATTGGGAAATGCCCGAAGAATCTGAATATACAGTGACAGATCAAATGAACTTTGATAAGGCTGACCTGATACTTAGAGCATTTTTATCATATGAATGTTTCTATATTAATACTACTGCAAATGAAAAATATGAAATGATCGGAGCCACTGCCCACAAGGGAAATGCTCCGGGTAGTTCGTGCAACACTCATGTTTTCCCTCTGATTGACGGATATGTACTCTGTGACAGAGTCAGGAGACTTTAA
- a CDS encoding phosphotransferase, translating to MKSQVENGKLIILLPERIDASNSDAVNKELQDIISGVDFQGIVMDGEELDYISSAGLRVLLGIRKQIDKPYDVINISPKIYEIFDLTGFIDVFNVHRKPREISLEGLKIIGKGTLGTVYKLDDERVVKVYNAGAPVPYDRVEQEKKMARQVFVKGISTALSYEMVHANNAFGVVFELLSPVTVMDYMLEHPDEKDEMTVKVCELLKKIHSAELTGDNVPSMKNMMLASTAALAQIFSEDEMARFQKLLSEVPDRKTAIHGDYHPGNIMVDKNKELVLIDVGDMSTSHPFFEFYDMYPVFLLADELGAYASKYNDAMIRDFFHIGSDKEYEERKKFMQTYWDRLLHLYFEGHSDEEIATYDSYFRGIGRLKQFITILQLPDEDPQAKMLEIGRAKELFFEEFDKIPPVEEWWPKDL from the coding sequence ATGAAATCACAGGTGGAAAACGGCAAACTGATCATTTTATTACCTGAACGTATTGATGCAAGCAATAGCGATGCTGTAAACAAGGAGTTACAGGATATTATTTCCGGAGTTGATTTCCAGGGAATTGTTATGGATGGAGAAGAACTGGATTATATTTCCAGTGCCGGACTTCGAGTGCTTCTTGGCATCAGGAAACAGATAGATAAGCCATATGATGTTATCAATATCTCCCCAAAAATCTATGAGATCTTTGATCTGACAGGTTTTATAGATGTATTTAATGTACACAGAAAGCCTAGAGAAATATCTCTTGAGGGGCTCAAGATTATTGGAAAAGGTACCCTTGGTACAGTTTATAAGCTGGACGATGAAAGAGTTGTTAAGGTTTATAATGCAGGGGCCCCTGTCCCTTATGACCGTGTCGAACAGGAAAAGAAAATGGCTCGTCAGGTTTTTGTAAAGGGAATATCCACAGCGCTTTCCTATGAAATGGTACATGCAAACAATGCATTTGGCGTTGTTTTTGAACTCCTTTCACCTGTTACAGTAATGGATTATATGTTGGAGCATCCTGATGAGAAGGATGAGATGACAGTTAAGGTATGTGAACTTCTTAAAAAGATTCACAGCGCTGAACTTACAGGGGATAATGTTCCATCCATGAAGAATATGATGCTGGCTTCTACCGCAGCTCTTGCTCAGATTTTCTCGGAAGATGAGATGGCCCGTTTCCAGAAGCTTTTATCCGAGGTGCCTGACCGTAAAACTGCAATACATGGCGATTACCATCCCGGAAATATCATGGTGGATAAGAATAAAGAACTTGTGCTTATCGACGTAGGAGATATGTCAACGTCACATCCGTTCTTTGAATTCTATGACATGTATCCGGTATTCCTTCTTGCAGATGAACTTGGAGCCTATGCAAGTAAGTATAATGACGCAATGATTAGAGACTTTTTCCACATTGGCTCAGACAAAGAGTACGAAGAGAGAAAGAAATTCATGCAAACTTACTGGGACAGACTTCTGCACCTGTATTTTGAAGGCCACAGTGATGAAGAGATTGCAACCTATGACTCATATTTCCGTGGCATCGGGCGCTTAAAGCAGTTCATTACAATCTTGCAGCTTCCGGATGAGGATCCTCAGGCCAAGATGCTGGAAATTGGCAGAGCAAAAGAATTATTCTTTGAAGAGTTTGATAAAATTCCTCCTGTAGAAGAGTGGTGGCCTAAGGATTTATGA
- a CDS encoding acyl carrier protein translates to MQDLFKDVVDFLREYAEFDTEKVTMDTRIRSELGFDSLSLITMIDEAERRYNVRIDDDQLARIKTVKDIVDLIG, encoded by the coding sequence ATGCAGGATTTATTTAAAGACGTGGTTGATTTTCTCCGGGAGTATGCAGAATTCGACACAGAAAAAGTCACTATGGATACCAGGATCAGATCAGAACTTGGATTTGATTCGTTATCACTGATCACTATGATTGATGAGGCCGAGAGGCGCTACAATGTGAGAATTGATGATGACCAGCTCGCAAGGATCAAAACTGTCAAGGACATTGTTGATCTGATTGGTTGA
- a CDS encoding AMP-binding protein encodes MSENIIVKGKRTNLYLQSFEEIKNLRDVIDFRVKTHPETPFYTYTDYDHDSRHYDRMPKEVKEHVEALGSFFIRKYGTRAHIALMGDNTYELMNVFWSIGCSNNISVHVDKGLEVETLEKMLKLSDATVLFYDHKYEEKAKSIEKDLGIEIHSLDEIPGLREEGKKLIEEGFDEYYKQKLDPEAASFFMFTSGTTGDSKCVMLSQRNFIDNSIAITNHLGVTDGAMMVLPQHHVLGLNCTQIPHLIAGYTVWLISNARYMFRDMATDNPTLMVTVPLFVELCYKMIWKNIKEKGIEEEVKKQLAKNKENPNLTPKEKRAMFKEALSILGTNFFEFDVGAAVLEDKYYYGLKDFGIEIVYGYGITECSPIISSDTLKYTKPNAVGLIMDSLEVMIENPNERGEGEICVKGTSVMLGYYKNEEATKEAMRGGWFHTGDIGFFDEDEFLHISGRIKNLIILPNGENVSPEELENVLMNQPAINEVVVYEKDNTIAAQIYIDPEQLPDGNIEKAKEDIQNYVDDVNTRLASFKNIQIVEFRDKPFARTSSMKILRSSVE; translated from the coding sequence ATGTCAGAAAACATCATAGTTAAAGGCAAAAGAACTAACCTGTATTTACAAAGTTTTGAGGAGATCAAGAATTTAAGAGACGTAATTGACTTTAGAGTTAAAACTCACCCTGAGACACCTTTTTATACATATACCGACTATGATCATGATTCCAGGCATTATGACAGAATGCCTAAGGAGGTAAAAGAGCATGTAGAGGCTCTTGGCAGCTTTTTTATCAGGAAATATGGAACCAGAGCACATATTGCCCTTATGGGTGATAACACTTATGAACTTATGAATGTGTTCTGGAGCATCGGCTGCAGTAATAACATATCTGTTCACGTCGACAAGGGGCTCGAAGTGGAAACCCTTGAAAAGATGTTGAAACTAAGTGATGCTACGGTCCTTTTCTATGATCACAAGTATGAAGAAAAGGCAAAGAGCATTGAAAAAGACCTTGGAATTGAAATCCATTCACTTGATGAGATTCCTGGCCTTAGAGAAGAAGGGAAAAAGCTCATCGAAGAAGGCTTTGATGAATATTATAAACAGAAACTTGATCCGGAAGCAGCTTCGTTTTTTATGTTTACCTCCGGAACAACTGGCGACAGCAAATGCGTAATGCTGAGTCAGAGGAATTTTATAGATAATTCCATAGCCATCACTAATCATCTGGGAGTTACAGATGGCGCCATGATGGTGCTTCCTCAGCATCATGTTTTGGGGCTAAACTGCACCCAAATACCGCATTTGATTGCGGGTTATACTGTCTGGCTTATTTCAAATGCCAGATATATGTTTAGGGACATGGCAACAGATAATCCGACTCTTATGGTAACAGTGCCTCTTTTTGTGGAACTGTGCTACAAGATGATCTGGAAAAATATCAAGGAAAAGGGCATAGAGGAAGAGGTCAAAAAGCAGCTTGCAAAAAATAAGGAAAACCCAAACCTTACTCCTAAAGAAAAACGGGCCATGTTCAAGGAAGCGCTGTCAATTCTCGGAACAAATTTCTTTGAATTTGATGTGGGAGCAGCTGTTCTTGAGGACAAGTATTATTACGGCCTTAAAGATTTTGGAATAGAGATCGTATATGGATACGGAATCACGGAGTGTTCACCGATCATCTCATCAGACACCTTGAAATACACCAAGCCAAATGCTGTAGGTCTTATCATGGACTCTCTTGAAGTAATGATTGAAAATCCCAATGAAAGAGGCGAAGGTGAGATTTGCGTAAAGGGAACAAGCGTAATGCTTGGCTATTACAAGAATGAAGAAGCTACCAAGGAGGCGATGCGCGGTGGATGGTTCCACACAGGCGATATAGGCTTCTTTGATGAAGATGAATTTCTTCATATAAGTGGCAGAATCAAGAATCTGATCATCCTTCCTAATGGAGAAAATGTATCTCCTGAGGAGCTTGAGAATGTTCTTATGAATCAGCCTGCTATAAATGAAGTCGTAGTTTATGAAAAAGACAATACGATAGCTGCCCAGATTTATATAGACCCTGAGCAGCTTCCGGATGGAAATATAGAAAAGGCTAAAGAAGATATTCAAAATTATGTAGATGATGTTAACACAAGGCTTGCTTCTTTCAAGAATATCCAGATAGTTGAATTCAGAGACAAGCCTTTTGCCAGAACTTCATCTATGAAAATTCTTCGTTCATCTGTTGAATGA
- a CDS encoding MATE family efflux transporter — translation MEQKRNSYLVSSSMKKFLTASIAAMLIQNVNAIVDGILMGRFLGTEAFSAVNLCLPVVGLLTTIAMLFYTGANVLASVALGAREEKRANSIYTVSMTSVGILSVVVTITAILGVNLVTAVICREEALREYTRDYLLVYFAGTAVIMLVSALLGFGNVGGKPKLVTRASLTNVITNIVCDVLYVKILGMGIKGAALATITGALLSAIIVIADWKIKGSPFKFCRVGSETGPILKEIVHYGVSVTSQTFAIVIYSYVCAILAQIYCGVYGAFVGSLLAQATSLGQGVSGGMGKAFNAIGGMLKGQKDDAGVLMLYKKGMKVAVLVAVVFVAVFMILARPYAMLMGAEDEELLRYSVRSLRMALPFIIPVSFVWIIPNIYALGGQLSILPIISISQPVLTGLGLIACGSIIGNDFMWIGYPISAVLIFLLVVCLSESVRKKASENLGFISLLPVPENKPNVYDISVPCDKDGLVDTLRELNTFFDGQDIDKKLGMRVRLCIEEMVSNIVEFGGRKKNQFLDLKIVVDEQEISAIIKDDGKQFDPITAEKKGSGLKILNGLCPDLDYKYSYGQNMLFMNWVK, via the coding sequence TTGGAACAAAAAAGAAACAGCTACCTTGTATCATCTTCGATGAAAAAGTTCCTGACAGCATCCATAGCAGCAATGCTGATACAAAATGTCAACGCTATTGTTGATGGAATTCTCATGGGAAGATTCCTGGGAACAGAAGCTTTTTCAGCTGTCAATCTGTGTCTTCCTGTAGTTGGCCTGTTAACAACGATTGCCATGTTGTTCTATACAGGAGCTAATGTCCTTGCATCAGTTGCGCTTGGAGCAAGAGAGGAAAAAAGGGCTAACAGCATATATACGGTTTCCATGACGAGTGTTGGAATACTGAGTGTTGTGGTTACAATCACAGCTATTCTTGGTGTAAACCTTGTGACTGCGGTGATATGTAGAGAAGAAGCACTTAGAGAATACACAAGGGATTATCTTTTAGTGTATTTTGCAGGAACTGCTGTGATCATGCTCGTATCAGCGCTTCTGGGATTTGGAAATGTCGGTGGTAAGCCCAAGCTGGTTACAAGAGCCAGTTTAACTAACGTTATCACCAATATCGTATGTGACGTCCTTTATGTAAAGATCCTGGGAATGGGAATTAAGGGAGCGGCTCTGGCTACTATTACCGGAGCATTACTTTCAGCCATTATTGTCATAGCTGATTGGAAGATCAAGGGAAGTCCCTTTAAATTCTGCAGAGTTGGTTCGGAAACGGGCCCTATTTTAAAAGAAATAGTTCACTATGGAGTATCTGTTACATCCCAGACCTTTGCGATAGTTATTTATTCCTATGTGTGCGCTATCCTGGCTCAGATTTACTGCGGCGTTTATGGAGCTTTTGTAGGATCACTTCTTGCACAGGCTACATCTCTTGGACAGGGTGTATCAGGAGGTATGGGTAAAGCATTTAATGCCATTGGCGGAATGCTAAAGGGACAAAAGGATGATGCCGGTGTTCTTATGCTATATAAAAAGGGAATGAAGGTAGCGGTACTTGTTGCAGTTGTTTTTGTTGCAGTTTTTATGATACTTGCAAGGCCTTATGCAATGCTCATGGGTGCTGAAGACGAAGAGCTTTTGAGATATTCGGTAAGGTCACTTAGAATGGCGCTTCCGTTTATTATTCCGGTTTCATTTGTATGGATAATACCCAACATATATGCCCTCGGTGGACAGCTATCAATTCTTCCGATAATTAGCATATCTCAGCCGGTTCTGACTGGACTTGGGCTCATAGCCTGCGGAAGCATCATTGGCAATGATTTTATGTGGATAGGATATCCGATTTCAGCAGTCCTGATATTCCTTCTGGTTGTTTGCTTATCAGAGAGCGTAAGGAAAAAAGCAAGTGAGAATCTAGGCTTTATCAGCTTGCTCCCAGTGCCGGAGAATAAGCCAAATGTATATGATATCTCGGTACCATGCGACAAGGATGGACTTGTAGATACTCTCAGAGAACTCAACACATTTTTTGACGGTCAGGATATAGATAAAAAGCTTGGAATGCGCGTCAGACTCTGTATAGAAGAGATGGTATCGAACATTGTCGAGTTTGGAGGCAGGAAAAAGAATCAGTTCCTTGATCTAAAGATTGTAGTAGATGAACAGGAAATTTCCGCGATCATCAAGGATGACGGAAAACAGTTTGATCCTATAACTGCTGAGAAAAAAGGAAGTGGACTTAAGATACTAAACGGTCTTTGTCCTGATCTGGATTATAAATACAGCTACGGACAGAACATGCTGTTCATGAACTGGGTGAAATAA
- a CDS encoding AMP-binding protein: MSAKKNDNIKKAAKAPVKAPVKAAAKASGKTTTKTEVKAATKKAPVKKAAKPATSSARRARPATSSARRPEPEYVISKAAYQRSWKYIVDINSASKERLDRVALIDMERTYTYRQMFRNWEKYAEVFSALGITEANHSRLAIFDCSCIESSFAVYAANMTGSSIAGFTPAYLSEKFPLSKAIKEEGITDLFINDLAVNKRLLIHALKIKAELGLRNVIVVKVPIDSNKMDPGLVSFSNSNYKELKTVDGALFMDDLIEKYEGTPISYGKKTNDPSSFVFHTSGTTKGISKPAPLSDEALNLASENMKKSRKFVAFEKGCVTLCTMVATSVYGFVNQLHEPLAFGCSVVLLPMANQNPFFVKSISHYKINAMFVTPFYFEAWSKLPKDFIPDFSSVNAVIIGGAYLSAEARKRYTKFMEANGAKDVKFVNGYGMSETCGACIIQTEEVDNDSIGFPLPGVDLKIYDEIDEKFYSVKDKHTGVLYIHSDSLSSGKIDDNEFFKLDEIDGVPYICTNDVVSVNKDGSISCQGRANRYFVNNDGIKFNAGIIENQVASEEGIEACAMTPWYDKLLTHDTVPVLYVQPVSNDKNAAEIVKNALVNVFIKKGTAKESNLPMQCVIAQQIPHNRNGKVDIYRITNGGVEGDRYIIRPVRVKNDLKDIVLELTQNADEGITNGEVPVELSNVWDDIRESTMDKTVLNQAANQYNARLMSLFAGAHMMQGLPGIPGLSLDPATIGQFVSMLQNAQNQFISFSSQYIQYVVSEYNNWVLQTNKYIQDVNNYQVHQYSKFVQDVRKYEVDMTEYLKNLWQQQAEQAQKLQKQQAEYIQKVQEYQVAQYQKFTQDAQAYLKQWSDYAQKVQEYQAAQCQKFVQDYQKYQAQVADYAKKVQEQQAQDIQKFLQSFQGQLSQQGQQPQLPPMAYMGPVAPDQSAQK; this comes from the coding sequence ATGAGCGCGAAGAAGAACGATAACATAAAGAAAGCAGCAAAAGCACCTGTGAAGGCACCAGTAAAGGCAGCAGCCAAAGCTTCAGGAAAAACGACAACTAAAACGGAAGTAAAGGCTGCAACCAAGAAAGCACCGGTTAAGAAGGCAGCCAAGCCCGCTACGAGTTCAGCAAGGAGAGCAAGGCCGGCTACCAGCTCTGCAAGAAGACCGGAGCCTGAGTATGTTATCAGCAAAGCTGCTTATCAGCGTAGCTGGAAATATATAGTTGATATTAACTCTGCCAGCAAGGAGCGCCTTGACAGAGTTGCACTTATTGATATGGAGCGTACCTACACCTACAGACAGATGTTTAGAAACTGGGAGAAGTACGCAGAAGTTTTTTCAGCTCTTGGAATTACAGAGGCAAACCATTCAAGGCTTGCTATTTTTGACTGCAGCTGTATCGAGTCATCTTTTGCCGTATACGCTGCAAATATGACAGGATCGTCAATTGCAGGCTTTACACCTGCTTACCTTTCAGAGAAATTCCCGCTTTCAAAGGCAATCAAGGAAGAGGGAATAACGGATCTTTTTATAAATGATCTGGCAGTAAATAAGAGACTTTTGATCCATGCACTTAAGATCAAGGCAGAACTTGGGCTTCGTAATGTAATAGTAGTTAAAGTTCCGATTGACAGCAATAAGATGGATCCTGGCCTTGTTAGTTTTAGTAACAGTAACTACAAAGAACTCAAGACAGTAGATGGAGCTCTTTTCATGGATGATCTCATTGAGAAGTATGAAGGGACTCCTATCAGTTATGGTAAAAAGACAAATGATCCTTCATCATTTGTGTTCCATACATCAGGAACAACTAAGGGTATCAGTAAACCTGCGCCTCTTTCAGATGAGGCATTAAACCTGGCTTCAGAGAATATGAAAAAGAGCAGAAAGTTCGTAGCCTTTGAGAAGGGTTGCGTAACACTCTGTACTATGGTTGCAACGTCTGTTTATGGATTTGTAAATCAGCTCCACGAACCGCTGGCCTTTGGCTGCAGCGTTGTTCTGCTTCCAATGGCTAATCAGAATCCATTTTTTGTTAAATCGATAAGTCATTACAAAATAAATGCAATGTTTGTAACTCCTTTCTACTTTGAGGCATGGAGTAAACTCCCCAAGGACTTTATTCCGGATTTCTCATCCGTAAATGCTGTTATTATTGGTGGCGCCTATCTTTCAGCAGAGGCTAGGAAAAGATATACAAAGTTCATGGAAGCTAACGGAGCCAAAGACGTTAAATTTGTAAATGGCTACGGCATGTCAGAAACCTGCGGAGCCTGCATTATTCAGACCGAAGAGGTTGATAACGATTCTATAGGATTTCCTCTTCCTGGCGTAGATCTTAAGATCTACGACGAGATCGATGAGAAATTTTATTCGGTAAAAGACAAGCATACAGGCGTTCTTTATATACATTCTGATTCACTTAGCAGTGGAAAAATTGATGATAATGAATTCTTTAAGCTTGATGAGATTGACGGAGTGCCATACATCTGCACAAACGATGTAGTATCCGTAAATAAAGATGGCAGTATTTCCTGCCAGGGCCGTGCTAACAGATACTTTGTTAATAACGATGGAATCAAATTTAATGCAGGCATTATTGAAAATCAAGTCGCATCAGAGGAGGGAATCGAAGCCTGCGCCATGACTCCATGGTATGACAAGCTCCTTACTCACGACACTGTTCCGGTATTGTATGTTCAGCCGGTAAGCAACGACAAAAATGCAGCCGAAATTGTCAAAAATGCACTGGTAAACGTATTTATAAAGAAGGGAACAGCCAAGGAATCCAATCTGCCTATGCAGTGTGTGATTGCACAGCAGATTCCACACAACAGGAACGGCAAGGTTGATATTTACAGGATTACAAATGGCGGCGTTGAGGGTGATAGATACATTATAAGGCCTGTAAGAGTTAAGAATGATCTCAAGGATATTGTGTTAGAGCTTACCCAGAATGCAGATGAAGGTATTACAAATGGTGAGGTTCCTGTTGAACTTAGCAATGTCTGGGATGATATCAGAGAATCCACAATGGATAAAACCGTTTTGAATCAGGCAGCCAACCAGTATAACGCAAGACTCATGAGTCTGTTTGCCGGAGCTCATATGATGCAGGGATTGCCGGGAATACCGGGACTTTCATTAGATCCTGCAACAATAGGACAGTTCGTGAGCATGCTCCAGAATGCGCAGAACCAGTTTATCAGCTTCAGTTCACAGTATATACAGTATGTAGTTTCTGAGTATAACAATTGGGTCCTTCAGACTAACAAGTATATTCAGGATGTTAATAATTATCAGGTGCATCAGTATAGCAAGTTTGTACAGGATGTCCGGAAGTACGAGGTGGATATGACAGAGTATTTAAAGAATCTATGGCAACAGCAGGCAGAGCAGGCACAAAAGCTTCAGAAACAGCAGGCGGAATACATTCAGAAAGTACAGGAGTATCAGGTTGCTCAGTATCAGAAATTCACACAGGATGCTCAGGCCTATCTGAAACAGTGGTCAGATTATGCACAGAAAGTACAGGAATATCAGGCTGCTCAGTGTCAGAAATTTGTTCAGGATTACCAGAAATATCAGGCACAGGTTGCAGACTACGCCAAGAAGGTTCAGGAACAACAGGCACAGGATATTCAGAAATTCCTGCAGAGCTTCCAGGGACAGCTCTCACAGCAGGGTCAACAGCCACAGCTTCCTCCTATGGCATATATGGGACCTGTTGCACCAGATCAGTCAGCTCAGAAATAA
- a CDS encoding serine hydrolase domain-containing protein, producing the protein MKKKIVAMQLSLLMVLLLILTEAFGIRAYAADKTLASGLAYDQVDSAIKEFIEERKETTAGLAYIVFTEDEDLSRGLYGYQDIENQIPVSEDTVFEWGSGSKVLIWVCVMQAKERGLIDFDTDINEYLPEGFLSNRKYDDKITMIDLMNHSAGFQDVAADLNIDDPTYFANLEEALSAHKPDQIYQPGTINSYSNWGSALAAYIVGRVNGMEYCDYVHKNIFEPLGMEHSALYIDLSDNPWVQENRKKLVSYNTDLSIKPYSAAFKYIALYPAGRCASTFGDYEKFAKAMLREDERIMSKETWEEMYTPTDYFADTGVPKNYHGLWGVYFAVPTIGHIGRTSGCSNYLLMDRQNKVASLFVSNQGQDLEYTENIRPLLYGDYSYSNYATMPDLPKASYQNSTTIENGAFKFYGFYAGILTPFNVDNEFWAVSKMGDRTVVERSYFDFAEEPAGKMAFEVGLVLIMAILALIGIVSLICRLILCLIRLVKRDKTKRKLALWSTVGCILPLCSVLLYFYAQSSLKTTSNHYVWAFAVIAILALIMIGMIIYGCMKNISADGITKSQKVYNFFVAVLLVVAVVFVCYWQMFMFWKI; encoded by the coding sequence ATGAAAAAGAAAATCGTAGCTATGCAACTTAGTTTATTGATGGTTCTTTTACTGATCCTGACAGAGGCTTTTGGAATTCGCGCCTATGCCGCAGACAAGACGCTAGCTTCAGGCCTTGCCTATGATCAGGTGGACTCAGCTATAAAAGAATTTATTGAGGAGAGAAAGGAAACAACAGCAGGCCTTGCATATATAGTTTTTACGGAAGATGAAGATCTTTCCAGAGGACTTTATGGATACCAGGATATAGAGAACCAGATTCCTGTCAGCGAAGACACAGTTTTTGAGTGGGGATCAGGTTCGAAGGTTCTGATCTGGGTATGTGTGATGCAGGCCAAAGAAAGGGGACTCATCGATTTTGATACAGATATTAATGAGTATCTCCCGGAAGGCTTTTTGTCTAATCGCAAATATGATGACAAGATCACAATGATCGATCTGATGAATCATTCCGCTGGTTTCCAGGACGTAGCTGCAGATCTTAATATTGATGATCCTACATATTTTGCCAATCTTGAAGAGGCACTTAGTGCCCATAAACCTGACCAGATATATCAGCCGGGTACAATAAATTCCTATTCCAACTGGGGCTCAGCACTTGCAGCCTATATTGTTGGACGTGTAAACGGAATGGAATATTGCGACTATGTTCATAAGAATATTTTTGAACCACTCGGAATGGAGCATAGCGCGCTTTATATTGACCTTTCTGATAATCCCTGGGTTCAGGAAAACCGTAAGAAACTTGTGAGCTATAACACTGACTTATCAATAAAGCCATATAGTGCAGCCTTTAAGTACATAGCTCTTTACCCTGCAGGAAGATGCGCGTCTACATTTGGAGATTACGAGAAATTTGCCAAGGCTATGCTTAGAGAAGACGAGAGGATCATGAGCAAAGAGACCTGGGAAGAGATGTATACTCCTACGGATTACTTTGCGGATACAGGTGTTCCCAAAAACTATCATGGACTTTGGGGCGTGTACTTTGCGGTTCCTACAATAGGGCATATTGGAAGAACAAGCGGATGCTCAAACTACCTTCTCATGGACAGACAGAATAAAGTGGCATCTCTCTTTGTTTCAAATCAGGGGCAGGACCTTGAATATACAGAGAATATCAGACCACTTCTCTATGGCGATTATTCTTATTCAAACTATGCAACTATGCCGGATCTTCCAAAGGCATCCTATCAGAACTCTACAACAATTGAAAATGGCGCTTTTAAGTTCTATGGCTTCTATGCAGGAATACTGACCCCATTTAATGTGGATAATGAGTTTTGGGCTGTCAGCAAGATGGGCGATAGGACAGTTGTTGAAAGATCGTATTTTGATTTTGCAGAAGAGCCTGCTGGTAAGATGGCATTTGAAGTTGGACTTGTCCTGATCATGGCTATTCTGGCTCTCATTGGCATTGTATCTCTTATTTGCAGACTTATCTTGTGCTTGATAAGACTTGTTAAAAGAGATAAGACCAAGAGAAAACTTGCGCTTTGGAGCACAGTTGGATGTATCCTGCCGCTTTGCTCAGTACTTCTGTACTTTTATGCACAGTCATCTCTTAAAACAACTTCAAATCATTATGTTTGGGCATTTGCTGTAATTGCAATCCTGGCTCTTATAATGATTGGAATGATCATATATGGCTGTATGAAAAATATATCTGCAGATGGCATTACTAAGTCGCAGAAGGTATATAACTTCTTTGTAGCAGTATTACTTGTCGTGGCGGTAGTATTTGTATGCTACTGGCAGATGTTTATGTTCTGGAAGATATAA